One window of Chryseobacterium sp. JJR-5R genomic DNA carries:
- a CDS encoding SDR family oxidoreductase, giving the protein MEEFPAKCIGTPEDIAGLVEFLHSQNASFITGCDILIDGGYVAYLAS; this is encoded by the coding sequence TTGGAGGAATTTCCTGCGAAATGTATAGGTACGCCCGAAGATATTGCAGGTCTGGTTGAGTTTCTGCACAGCCAAAATGCAAGCTTTATCACAGGCTGCGACATCCTCATCGATGGAGGTTACGTTGCATATTTGGCTTCCTAA
- a CDS encoding AraC family transcriptional regulator, protein MKIGAVTSFVYTLFIVKKGRMTFSLDHKVYNLHYLNVLQILPNSLFELKSFSQDCEVVALSATMEFCDGLDLKWGSYDSLLALFHSYSKVLTLPGDLLNGLLSNIEQIGKLVSQNEERVFTDQILRSYFSIIIYELSNIRWKPECNNQIGNRKDELALRFVNLVEKNYRNRKDVQFYADKLSVSRTHLTRTLKEVFFKSPKKIIEDKIITEAKLLLTKSDHNIQSVFDRLSFDTHAEFTRFFKNSTGFSPSQYRSTVSFC, encoded by the coding sequence ATGAAAATAGGAGCAGTGACAAGTTTTGTGTACACTTTATTCATTGTCAAGAAAGGTCGTATGACTTTCAGTCTGGATCATAAGGTTTATAATCTGCATTACCTCAACGTACTTCAGATTTTACCTAATAGTCTATTTGAGTTAAAATCATTCTCGCAAGATTGCGAAGTCGTAGCTCTTTCCGCTACAATGGAATTTTGTGATGGGCTCGATTTGAAATGGGGTTCATATGATTCCTTATTGGCATTGTTCCATAGTTATTCCAAAGTCCTGACATTGCCTGGCGATCTCTTAAACGGTCTTTTGTCTAATATAGAACAAATTGGAAAACTGGTCTCTCAAAACGAGGAAAGGGTATTCACAGATCAAATACTGAGATCCTACTTTTCAATTATTATTTATGAATTGTCAAATATCAGATGGAAGCCGGAGTGTAATAATCAGATAGGAAACCGTAAAGACGAGCTTGCGTTGCGATTTGTCAATCTGGTGGAAAAAAATTACCGAAACAGAAAAGATGTTCAATTCTATGCTGATAAACTCTCTGTATCCAGAACTCATCTTACCCGCACCTTAAAAGAAGTTTTTTTCAAATCTCCTAAAAAGATCATTGAAGATAAAATCATTACAGAGGCAAAGCTTCTGTTGACCAAAAGCGATCACAACATTCAATCTGTTTTTGACCGACTCAGTTTTGATACTCATGCTGAATTTACTAGATTCTTTAAGAACAGCACTGGATTCAGTCCAAGCCAATATAGGTCTACTGTCAGCTTCTGCTGA
- a CDS encoding efflux RND transporter periplasmic adaptor subunit, which produces MELPVSKVEQGNGLVSKKYPASIEGVTDVEIRPQVSGYLHKVYVDEGAYVRAGQPLFQIDPRMYAEQYNTAKAGVSVARANLANLKIDLDRRKELVKESIVSNIQIQQAQAAYDGAKASLSQAEATAQSARINLEFCTIKAPVSGYLSRINYRLGSMISPAGVEPITVLSDSHQVNVYFSMSENDFLNFQNSQVGSTVAEKIQKSPLVGLQIADGHLYEEKGKIDAVEGQFNSNTGSVTFRARFNNPKNIIRGGNTGKIVIDQNFDNVTLFPIASTVNIQDKVYIFSLDKDNKAVQKAIEVSGKSGTNYMVTNGIKAGETYIVSGFERLQPGMPVVPKPTDQQASKTQTKAVAGKG; this is translated from the coding sequence ATGGAACTGCCTGTCTCCAAAGTAGAGCAGGGCAACGGACTTGTTTCCAAAAAATATCCCGCCAGTATCGAAGGTGTCACCGATGTCGAGATCAGACCGCAGGTTTCCGGCTACCTCCACAAGGTCTATGTGGATGAAGGCGCTTATGTAAGGGCTGGTCAGCCTCTTTTTCAGATCGATCCCAGAATGTATGCCGAGCAGTATAACACGGCAAAAGCCGGAGTCTCAGTAGCAAGGGCCAATTTGGCAAATCTAAAGATCGACCTTGACCGAAGAAAAGAATTGGTGAAGGAAAGCATCGTTTCCAACATCCAGATCCAGCAGGCGCAGGCGGCTTACGATGGGGCAAAGGCTTCACTCTCTCAGGCAGAGGCAACGGCACAGTCGGCAAGGATCAATCTTGAATTTTGTACCATCAAAGCACCGGTCAGCGGATATCTCAGCAGGATCAACTACCGCCTGGGAAGTATGATAAGCCCAGCTGGCGTAGAGCCAATTACGGTTCTTTCGGATTCTCACCAGGTGAATGTGTATTTCAGTATGAGTGAAAATGATTTTTTGAATTTCCAAAATTCCCAAGTTGGAAGTACGGTCGCAGAAAAGATTCAGAAATCGCCGCTGGTAGGATTGCAGATCGCCGATGGTCATCTTTACGAGGAAAAAGGGAAGATCGATGCGGTGGAAGGACAATTCAATTCCAATACGGGATCGGTAACCTTCAGAGCTAGGTTCAACAATCCTAAAAACATCATCCGTGGCGGAAATACCGGCAAAATTGTCATCGACCAGAACTTCGACAATGTAACGTTGTTTCCGATTGCCTCTACGGTCAATATTCAGGATAAAGTGTACATATTTTCTTTGGATAAAGATAATAAGGCTGTTCAGAAAGCCATTGAGGTCTCCGGGAAAAGCGGCACCAATTATATGGTGACCAACGGGATCAAAGCAGGAGAAACTTACATCGTTTCAGGCTTTGAAAGATTACAGCCGGGAATGCCTGTTGTTCCAAAACCTACTGATCAGCAAGCCAGCAAAACTCAAACAAAAGCTGTGGCCGGAAAAGGCTAA
- a CDS encoding MerR family transcriptional regulator — translation MKILYFCLPKTLSMLINELSKKTGLTIYTIRYYENLGLIAGCRNEEVKSNNYKDYNNDVVERIKIIKDVQGIGFTLAEIKKMFDDCYGGNLSGKERIDLFNNKIQEIEIKIKHFREIRSRLICIMKNMENIPE, via the coding sequence ATGAAAATTTTATATTTTTGCTTACCAAAAACTTTATCTATGCTCATCAATGAATTATCTAAAAAAACTGGATTAACAATATATACGATTCGATACTATGAAAATTTAGGGCTAATAGCGGGTTGTAGGAACGAGGAAGTAAAAAGCAACAATTATAAAGATTACAATAACGATGTCGTGGAAAGGATAAAAATTATCAAAGATGTGCAAGGAATAGGCTTCACTCTTGCGGAGATAAAAAAAATGTTTGATGATTGCTATGGCGGTAACCTTAGTGGTAAGGAACGGATTGACCTATTTAATAATAAGATCCAAGAGATAGAAATTAAGATCAAGCATTTCAGAGAGATAAGATCCCGTCTTATCTGTATTATGAAAAATATGGAGAATATTCCAGAATGA
- a CDS encoding alpha/beta hydrolase, translated as MTNSKTTHLFAKDFQHITTSDAYADIAKQFLLLDINKPEQTKTLLSKLNSDLLVASLSNSPSPSGQLVAPQNDSQPAVDLYTFYPEVKTQGKIPVIYFMHGSGYLIGNSRQQNQSLFDLANETGAVVISVGYRLAGEDPYPADINDAYHGLAYVFDNADELGFDKKKVIIMGESAGGGLAARLALKVRDLGIYHLIGQILTFPMLDYRTGSEHSLYHNPFAGEFIWLPEFNQLAWQMLKGGKEIPAEEMPYYSASMATDLSGLPRTFITVGSLDLFVNEDIDYANRLISSGVQTDLLVLNGVPHGIENNSPSSPEAKRYIETRTQIITTIFSAIE; from the coding sequence ATGACAAATTCCAAAACGACTCATTTATTCGCCAAAGATTTTCAGCATATTACAACATCTGACGCATATGCAGATATTGCGAAACAATTTTTGCTGCTGGATATCAATAAACCGGAACAAACTAAAACTTTACTGTCAAAACTAAATTCGGATCTATTAGTCGCAAGTTTGTCTAACTCTCCTTCACCAAGTGGTCAACTTGTAGCACCACAAAATGACAGCCAGCCCGCGGTTGATCTTTATACATTTTATCCTGAAGTGAAAACGCAAGGCAAGATTCCTGTCATTTACTTCATGCACGGAAGTGGATATCTAATAGGTAATTCCCGTCAACAAAATCAGTCTTTATTTGACCTTGCCAACGAAACCGGTGCGGTTGTAATCAGTGTAGGATACCGTCTGGCAGGTGAAGATCCTTATCCTGCAGATATCAATGATGCCTATCACGGGTTAGCATATGTATTCGATAATGCCGATGAGTTGGGTTTTGATAAAAAGAAGGTGATCATTATGGGCGAAAGTGCAGGTGGCGGATTGGCGGCCCGTCTGGCTTTAAAAGTTCGTGATTTAGGAATCTATCATCTTATAGGTCAAATATTAACGTTTCCAATGTTAGATTATCGTACTGGATCAGAACATTCTTTGTACCACAATCCTTTTGCAGGTGAATTTATTTGGCTTCCTGAATTTAATCAGCTTGCATGGCAGATGTTAAAGGGAGGCAAGGAAATTCCTGCTGAAGAAATGCCTTACTACTCTGCAAGTATGGCAACGGATTTAAGCGGTTTGCCACGGACATTTATCACTGTTGGCTCTTTGGATTTGTTTGTGAATGAAGATATTGATTATGCTAACCGTCTAATATCATCTGGAGTGCAGACTGACCTTTTAGTTTTGAATGGAGTACCACACGGCATTGAGAATAACAGTCCTTCTTCTCCGGAAGCAAAACGCTATATTGAGACCCGTACACAGATCATCACTACAATTTTTTCAGCGATAGAGTAA
- a CDS encoding PDDEXK nuclease domain-containing protein, with protein MHPLSSNLYSSVRYLIENAKSKIVRNINMTMIMTYFQIGEIIVEDEQSGKGRAEYSKETLKNLSKQLIEEFGRGYSVDNLQWMRKFYLMFQKRISDEISEDSGKYETPSRISLEDSNYETPSRNSVFTLSWSHYIQLMKIEDENERNFYEIESTQNNWSVRELTRQFNSALYERLALSKDKEGVTQLAQKGQIVEKPTDLLKSHYVLEFLDLKQDHRYSESDLETEIINKLEHFMLELGKGFLFEGRQRRFTFEDDSFFVDLVFYNRLLKCFVLFDLKIGKLTHQDIGQMQMYVNYYDRKVKLEEENPTIGIILCKEENKTVIQFTLPEDNNIIFAKEYKAILPSKEELKKQIG; from the coding sequence ATGCATCCATTGTCGTCCAACCTTTATAGCTCCGTTAGGTATTTAATTGAAAATGCTAAAAGTAAAATCGTCCGAAATATTAATATGACGATGATCATGACCTATTTTCAAATAGGTGAAATTATTGTTGAGGATGAACAAAGCGGAAAAGGTAGAGCCGAATATTCAAAAGAGACGCTTAAAAATCTCAGTAAACAGCTTATAGAAGAATTCGGAAGAGGATACTCGGTTGACAATCTTCAGTGGATGAGGAAATTTTATTTAATGTTCCAAAAGAGAATTTCTGATGAAATAAGCGAAGATTCCGGAAAATACGAAACACCGTCTCGTATTTCTTTGGAGGATTCAAATTATGAAACACCGTCTCGTAATTCTGTATTTACATTATCATGGTCTCATTACATTCAGCTGATGAAAATTGAAGATGAAAATGAGAGAAATTTTTACGAAATAGAGTCCACTCAAAACAATTGGAGTGTCAGAGAACTTACAAGACAATTTAATTCGGCACTATACGAAAGATTGGCACTAAGCAAGGATAAAGAAGGTGTTACGCAATTGGCCCAAAAAGGTCAAATTGTCGAAAAGCCAACAGACCTGCTCAAAAGTCACTATGTTTTGGAATTTCTGGATTTGAAGCAGGATCACCGTTACTCTGAAAGTGATCTGGAAACAGAGATTATCAATAAGCTGGAGCATTTTATGTTGGAATTGGGCAAAGGTTTCTTATTTGAGGGAAGGCAACGCAGGTTCACTTTCGAAGATGACAGTTTTTTTGTAGATCTGGTTTTTTACAACCGGTTGCTTAAATGCTTTGTGCTGTTTGATCTGAAGATCGGTAAACTGACCCATCAGGATATCGGACAAATGCAGATGTATGTCAACTATTACGACAGGAAAGTGAAGCTGGAAGAAGAAAATCCTACAATTGGGATCATTCTCTGTAAGGAAGAAAACAAAACCGTGATACAATTTACACTACCCGAAGACAACAATATCATTTTTGCTAAAGAGTATAAGGCTATTCTTCCAAGTAAGGAAGAACTAAAAAAACAAATTGGATAA
- a CDS encoding efflux RND transporter permease subunit, with protein sequence MLKTIIKRPVLATVISVLLVILGIVGMKTLPITSFPEIAPPSVTVMAVYPGASSEVIARSVAPPLENAINGVENMDYITSTSSNGNLMVNVVFKLGTDPDQAAVNVQNRVAQATSQLPAEVNQIGVTTMKRQNSILAMLTIYSEDPSVNDLFIENYAKINLVPELKRIKGVGDAMVFGNKDYSMRVWLDPQKMASYNLTPQEVAGAIQVQNVEAAPGRFGERSKEALDYVIRYKGKNTEPSQYENMLIKAGTDGTTLRLKDIAKVEFGSYDYGVSSLYEKKQGVMVALFQTAGSNANEIEIAAQQRVKELSASFPAGVKYEFVYSSKESLDQSIDQVIHTLIEAFILVFIVVFIFLQDFRSTLIPAIAVPVSIVGTFFFMSLFGFSINLLTLFALVLAIGIVVDDAIVVVEAVHAKMEHRKLNARAATMSAMSEITGAIFSITLVMAAVFVPVAFMEGPTGIFYQQFALTLAMAIVISAVNALTLSPALCAILLKQHHAPGHGHEPKKLSFKEKFFAGFNASFDKMTFRYGKSVLFLLKKKWVAFTGLAIVIGLTAWMFVITPTGFIPDEDQSFLMTTVTLPPGSTQARTTDVVTRAEQILRKHPAVHSIVSVNGLNMLNFSTSSSSAVFMLKLKNPKDRGAVHELGQIIGQLQGEVSQIKEASFFVLGMPTVPGFGNTSGMEVVLQDKTAGSLAKFNETSNAFIGALMQRPEIAMAFTTFNASFPQYELVVDEVKAKQLGVNVSDVMSVMQGYYGSMQASDFNRFGKYYRVVMQAPPEFRADPNSLNGINIKNNVGQMVPVSTVASLKQTAGPEVVDHHNLFNSISITAMPAPGYSTGQAMTALKEVSVKSLPTGFSYDLKGMAREEQSSGGQSAVISGLCFIFVYFILSAQYESYLVPFAVLLGIPTGLLGVFIGISIADIANNIYVQVALIMLIGLLAKNAILIVEFAMQRRKAGKSLTASAVEGAKARLRPILMTSLAFIAGLLPLLFATGPSAIGNHSIGYAAVFGMLFGTVLGVFITPVLFVVFKYLQERISGKPLDESIWDYEPSKLAKHNH encoded by the coding sequence ATGTTAAAAACGATTATAAAAAGACCGGTCCTTGCGACCGTTATATCGGTGTTGCTTGTCATCTTGGGAATTGTCGGGATGAAAACGCTTCCGATAACCTCCTTCCCGGAGATTGCCCCACCGAGTGTTACCGTAATGGCCGTTTATCCCGGAGCGAGTTCCGAAGTGATCGCGCGCTCTGTGGCACCACCTTTGGAAAATGCCATCAACGGTGTTGAAAATATGGACTATATCACATCGACCTCCAGTAACGGAAATCTGATGGTAAATGTCGTGTTCAAGCTCGGTACTGATCCTGATCAGGCAGCTGTAAATGTACAAAACAGAGTAGCACAGGCGACAAGCCAGCTTCCTGCGGAGGTAAATCAGATCGGTGTTACCACGATGAAGCGCCAGAACAGTATTTTGGCGATGCTAACCATTTATTCTGAAGATCCATCCGTAAATGACCTGTTCATAGAAAACTACGCAAAGATCAACCTTGTGCCGGAGTTAAAACGTATCAAAGGAGTTGGTGATGCAATGGTTTTCGGTAACAAGGACTATTCTATGAGAGTCTGGCTCGATCCCCAAAAAATGGCCTCTTACAACCTGACACCTCAGGAAGTGGCGGGTGCCATTCAGGTTCAGAATGTAGAGGCGGCACCTGGAAGATTCGGTGAAAGGAGCAAGGAAGCTTTGGATTATGTCATCCGTTATAAAGGTAAAAATACAGAGCCCTCACAATATGAAAATATGCTGATCAAGGCGGGAACTGACGGAACGACCTTGAGACTGAAGGATATTGCCAAGGTGGAATTCGGATCTTATGACTACGGAGTTTCTTCATTATATGAGAAAAAACAGGGTGTAATGGTTGCGCTTTTCCAAACTGCCGGATCAAATGCCAACGAAATTGAGATCGCAGCACAACAAAGAGTAAAAGAGCTCTCGGCATCTTTTCCTGCCGGTGTAAAATACGAATTTGTGTACAGTTCCAAAGAATCTTTGGATCAATCGATCGATCAGGTGATTCATACTTTGATAGAAGCATTTATTTTGGTCTTCATCGTTGTGTTCATTTTCCTTCAGGACTTCAGATCGACCTTGATTCCGGCGATCGCAGTTCCGGTCTCTATTGTTGGAACGTTCTTCTTTATGAGCCTGTTCGGATTTTCGATCAACCTTTTGACCTTATTTGCCCTAGTATTGGCCATCGGAATCGTAGTAGATGATGCCATCGTTGTGGTAGAAGCTGTTCACGCCAAAATGGAACATCGGAAACTCAACGCCAGAGCGGCTACAATGTCGGCGATGAGTGAGATCACAGGTGCGATCTTTTCCATCACCCTGGTAATGGCGGCGGTTTTTGTACCGGTTGCTTTTATGGAAGGTCCTACAGGAATATTCTATCAGCAGTTCGCATTGACCTTAGCAATGGCGATCGTGATATCTGCAGTCAATGCATTGACGTTAAGTCCTGCCCTGTGTGCGATCTTGCTTAAACAGCACCACGCTCCCGGTCACGGACACGAGCCGAAAAAATTATCATTTAAAGAGAAATTCTTCGCAGGATTCAACGCTTCGTTTGACAAAATGACGTTCAGATACGGGAAGTCGGTCTTATTCCTGTTAAAGAAAAAATGGGTCGCATTTACGGGTCTTGCCATCGTAATTGGTTTGACTGCTTGGATGTTTGTCATTACACCGACAGGATTTATTCCCGATGAAGATCAGTCATTCCTGATGACAACGGTAACGCTCCCTCCAGGTTCTACACAAGCCCGTACAACGGATGTTGTCACCAGAGCTGAACAAATATTGAGGAAACATCCCGCAGTCCACAGCATTGTTTCTGTGAACGGTCTGAATATGCTGAATTTCAGTACATCATCTTCAAGTGCGGTGTTTATGCTTAAGCTGAAAAATCCTAAAGACCGTGGTGCAGTACACGAACTCGGTCAGATAATCGGTCAGCTTCAGGGAGAGGTGAGCCAGATAAAAGAAGCATCTTTCTTTGTCTTGGGAATGCCGACCGTTCCCGGATTCGGGAATACGAGCGGTATGGAGGTCGTTCTTCAGGACAAGACCGCAGGTTCTTTGGCAAAATTCAACGAAACGTCAAATGCCTTCATCGGAGCTTTGATGCAGAGACCAGAGATCGCAATGGCATTCACCACTTTTAATGCCTCTTTTCCACAATATGAATTGGTGGTTGATGAAGTAAAGGCTAAGCAACTGGGCGTGAATGTTTCCGATGTGATGTCTGTGATGCAGGGTTATTATGGAAGTATGCAGGCTTCAGATTTCAACAGGTTCGGAAAATACTACCGTGTCGTGATGCAGGCTCCACCGGAATTCCGTGCAGATCCTAATTCTTTAAATGGAATCAATATCAAGAATAACGTTGGACAAATGGTTCCTGTAAGCACGGTCGCTTCACTGAAGCAAACGGCAGGTCCGGAGGTTGTCGACCATCACAATCTATTTAATTCCATAAGCATTACAGCAATGCCGGCTCCAGGATACAGTACAGGCCAGGCAATGACAGCATTGAAAGAAGTGAGTGTTAAAAGTTTACCGACAGGATTTTCTTATGATCTGAAAGGGATGGCGAGAGAAGAACAGTCTTCAGGTGGCCAGTCGGCGGTGATCTCCGGTCTGTGTTTCATCTTTGTTTACTTCATTCTTTCTGCACAGTATGAAAGTTATCTGGTTCCATTTGCAGTATTGCTGGGAATTCCCACCGGACTGTTAGGCGTTTTCATAGGAATCTCTATTGCAGATATCGCCAACAACATTTATGTGCAGGTAGCATTGATCATGCTTATCGGATTGCTTGCAAAAAATGCGATCCTTATCGTAGAATTTGCAATGCAGAGGAGAAAGGCAGGCAAAAGTCTAACGGCTTCTGCCGTGGAAGGCGCAAAAGCAAGATTGAGACCTATTTTGATGACCTCTTTAGCATTTATTGCAGGATTGCTTCCGTTATTATTTGCGACCGGACCATCAGCGATCGGTAACCATTCCATCGGATATGCGGCTGTTTTCGGAATGTTGTTCGGAACTGTTCTTGGGGTATTCATTACACCTGTACTTTTCGTAGTATTCAAATATTTACAGGAAAGAATCAGCGGTAAACCATTAGACGAAAGTATTTGGGACTACGAGCCTTCAAAACTCGCAAAACATAATCATTAA
- a CDS encoding helix-turn-helix domain-containing protein has translation MPDIQADNADTEQQIKHLQDSLYVISGKWKLPILVAVHQGKSRFREIQRSVNGITSKVLSKELKELELNKLIIRRVYDASPPSVEYTTSNYCDTLQNMITSMIDWGKSHREKIKED, from the coding sequence ATGCCAGATATACAAGCGGATAATGCAGACACTGAACAGCAGATAAAACATTTACAGGACTCCCTATATGTGATTAGCGGAAAATGGAAACTGCCAATACTCGTGGCTGTCCATCAAGGCAAAAGCCGTTTTAGAGAAATACAAAGAAGCGTCAATGGTATTACCAGTAAAGTTTTATCCAAGGAACTCAAGGAATTGGAGCTGAACAAATTAATCATCAGACGCGTTTACGATGCCTCACCTCCAAGTGTTGAATATACCACTTCAAATTATTGCGATACTTTACAAAATATGATCACTTCAATGATTGATTGGGGAAAAAGCCACCGTGAAAAGATCAAGGAAGATTAA